TTACTTTTACGATGAAAATAACCGAATAGAAAAAACCAAATCAATTTATAAAAGAGAAGGAAAAGGATTAGCGAAAATTGACACGCAAAATTATGTGTATGATGAAAGTGGATTATTGAAACTCATCACAGAAAACGATGAAAAGATTGATACTATTAAGTCTTTTAAATATGATTCAGAGAAAAATCTAATTGAAACAAAAACTAACCTCAGAACCATAACACAAGAATTCGAAAATGGAGTTATAAAAAAGAAAATTATTAAAGAGCATAACACAGAACCTAAAATTTATGAATTTCATTATGATTCTATAAACCGACCAATAATCGAAGATTGTACTTTTAGTGGAGGCCTTAGAATGAAAACAAAATTTGAGTTTAATCAAAAAGGTAAACTAATAAGAGAAATTGACAGTTCATTTAACCAAGGAACAAACCCAAACGAATTTGTGGAATTTATGACAGAGTATAAATACGACAAAAACGACTCGATTGTTGAAATAATAAAATTAGGAAGAGTAGTAAGTGAAACTGATTTTAAAATTCGAGGAAAAACGATATTTGAAAGAAAAAAAGAATAAAACTGTGGGCAACACCGTGTATAAATCATAGTTAATAAATGCTAAACCGAAAGGTTGTTGTGCTTCATTAAAAAAACAATCGAACTGAAAAAAAACATTCTCATATTATTTTTATTTCTACTTTTAATTAGCTGCAATGACGGAGTGAAATACATTTCTCAAAATGATGGAAAAAGTCACTTAATAGACTTTGAGTTATTCAGTATTATTCTACCAACCGACTTTAAATATTAAAGGATTGACGGAATTGACTCTTTTGTCGGAGAAATTAAAAACAAAAAATCGACTTTCTTTTTTGATTATGGATGGTATTCTCCAAAACCACCTTTAGATGAAAGAAGTTACGTTGAGGAAAGTCGAAAAGGAATGGACTTTGAATCGATTCAAAAATTCTTCAACAAAATTGACTTGAAACCTTATGAAGACGAAAATGGGGCTATAAATCCAAATGAAGTCATTAAAAAAGTAAAGAATTTGACTTTACATATAATGACTGATAGTATTGCTACTCAAAATGGTTTTGAAAATAATTGTAATTATTACTACACTCTTAAATATAAAGAAGTTGAATTTAAAATTCCTTTCTGTATACCAGATGAGGAACGAAAAAAATTCGAGAATTATGAATTGACTATTGATACAATTGGAAATTATAAAAGGACAATCGCACTGTGGAAAAACAAAGAAACACCTAATATTTCAAGTGTCCATTTTGAACCCATACTTGATAGTTCAAAAAATAAATTATCAATCGGAATTAAATCAAATATGGAATTCGACAAAAACGATTTGCTGAAAATATTTAAAACAGTAGAATTAAAACAACGAAAGCGCAACATGATGTATAATTAATTGCGGCTGAATTTCCTCAACATCGAAAAACGACTCGCATCCTTTTCCCGCAAAAAATCATAACCGAAACCGTTACTCCCCTTCTAATTTCATAGACAACTCGAACCAACGTTCTTCCTTTTCTTCTAAGCTCTCAATGATTTGTTGTAATTCAATAGATTTATCATTGATTTCTTCCATTGGAATTTCTCCATTGGTAAATTTACCTTCTAATTGTACTTTCTTTTTCTGTAGTTTTTCAATATCAATTTCTAAAACACCAAACTCACGCTTTTCATTATAACTTAACTTTCCTTTTTGAGGTGCTTTTTCCTTCTTTTCCTCTACTTTCTTTTCTGTTTTGGGTTCTGATACTCTAGAATCTTCATACGCTCTAAAATCAGTGTAATTTCCAGGGAAATTCTCAACAACTCCTTCTCCTCTAAACACAAATAAAGAATCTACTATCTTATCCATAAAATAACGATCGTGAGAAACCACTATTAAATTTCCTGGATAGTCTAATAAAAAGCTTTCTAATACATTTAAAGTAACCACGTCTAAGTCGTTTGTAGGCTCATCTAAAATTAAAAAATTCGGATTTTGAATTAATACCGCACATAAGTACAAACGTTTTTGTTCTCCTCCACTTAGTTTTTCAACAAAGTCATATTGTTTTTTTCTATCAAACAAAAAGCGTTCTAATAACTGCGCTGCAGATATTTTTCTTCCTTTGGTTAACGGAATATACTCTCCAAATTCTTTAATTACTTCAATTACTTTTTGTCCTTCTTTAACACGTATTCCTTTCTGGGTATAATATCCGAACTTTACGGTATCTCCTACTACCACTTTTCCTCCATCTACAGGTGTATTACCAGTAAGGATATTTAAAAATGATGATTTTCCTGTTCCATTTTTTCCAATGATCCCAATACGTTCTCCTTTTTTAAAAACATAGTCAAAACCATCAAGAATCTTTTTATCATCAAAATCTTTTTTCAATTTATGAAGCTCAACAATTTTACTTCCCAAACGTTCCATATTAATTTCTAATTGAACTTGGTGTTCGTGTCTTCGTTGTTTTGCTTTCTTTTTAATTTCAAAAAAGTCATCAATACGCGACTTTGATTTGGTGGTACGTGCTTTTGGTTGGCGACGCATCCAATCCAATTCTTTTTTAAACAAACTTTTGGCTTTACTTAAGTTGGTAGCCTCTAGCGCTAATCTCTCTTCTTTATTTTGTAGATAGTATGAGTAGTTTCCTTTGTATTTATAAAGCTTACCGTTATCTAATTCTATAATTTCATTACACACACGTTCTAAGAAGTATCGATCGTGCGTTACCATGAACAAGGTTATTTTTTCTTTTGTAAAAAACGCTTCTAGCCACTCAATCATTTCTAAATCTAAATGATTCGTTGGCTCATCTAAAATTAACAAATCTGGTTTGTTGATTAAGATAACCGCTAAAGCTAAGCGTTTCTTTTGCCCTCCAGACAAACTTGCTACTTTCTGCGTTAGATCGTGTAGTTTAAGTTTGGATAGTATTTGTTTGTATTGTGTTTCAAAATCCCATGCATTGTGCTGTTCCATTAACTCAAATGCTTTTTGATACTCATCTGTATCATCAGGATTTTTTAATGCCTTTTCATACTGTTGTATAATAGGTAGAATCTTATTTTCTGTAGAGAAAATTGTTTCTTCAATGGTTAGCTCGGCATTTAATTTATTGTCTTGAGCTAAATAGGCAATATTGATTCCTTTTCTGCTTACTACTTGTCCAGAATCTGGAGTATCATTTCCAGCAATAATGTTTAAAATAGATGTTTTTCCACTACCATTTTTTGCTACAAAAGCAATCTTTTGATCTTTATTTATTCCGAAAGAAATATCCTCAAATAGCACTCTTTCTCCGTAGGCTTTTGCAATGTTTTCAACTGATAGGTAATTCATCTATTAATCTTTTTTGCAAAGAAACAAAAAACCCGAGCAATTGCTCGGGTTATAACTGATTAATATTAATATAATGAAGGGTTTTGTATTATTTCTTAATCAGCTTAGTAGTTAATAATTTCTGTCCATCATTAACTTCTAAAATGTACGCTCCTGTATTTAAATCAGAAACGCTGATGTTATTTCCATTGATACGTCCAGTTTTCACTACAGCACCAACAATGTTTACAATTCTATAGCTCATTTCTCCTTTTGCAGCTAATTTAACTTGTACAAAGTCACTTGCTGGATTAGGGAATGCTACTAAATCTAAAGAAGCTTCATTTCCTAATGGATCACCAGTAGCTCTTGGTCCACCAAATGTAGTAAAGCTAGCAGTTGAAGCTGTAATATTTACTGTATAATCTTCTACCTCTCCATCTGCAAATGTTTCACAAGCAGTTTGAGCTGAGTTATACTTCATAGATACACGCATTCTTGTATTACCTAAGGTTGCGTTTGCTGGTACAGCAACAGTAGCCGTTAAGTTATTTGCGCTTGAAGAAGAACCAGAAACAACTTTTTCAGAAGCATCAAATGTTCCGTTTTGGTTGAAGTCAATCCATACCGCCCAATGTTCTGTATAAGCAGTACTTCTAAATCCAGCGCTTACAATCATTTGGTTTGAACTTCCTTGTGCTAAGGTTGCTACTTTAGATGTGAAATCTCCATATCCACCGTTAGCACCAGTTGCATTTGTCATTCCTCCTAATTCTACATTATCAATCCACTCATAAGTTACTCTGTTTCCTTTAGAATCACAATAGTTTAATGCAGTAGATAATGTAGTAACATTAACTGTATTACTTGAAGCTGACACATTTCCAGCAGCATCTTTAGCTCTTACAGAGAATGTATATGCTGTTGCAGCGGTTAAACCAGTAACATTTGTAGATGTTCCTGTAACTGTTCCTAGGTTTGTAGACCCTTGATATACATCATATCCTGTTACTGCAACATTATCTGAAGAAGCAGTCCAGTTTAATGTTAATGATGTTTGAGCTACATTAGAAGCAGCTAAACTAGTTGGAGCTGTTGGAGCTTCTGTATCTGGACCATCATTAACTGCTGTTACTGATAAATCATCTACAGCAATATCACTTGACCATCCATTTCCAGTTGTTCCTACTAATCTCAATTTGATTGTACTTCCAACATAAGAACTAAGGTTTACAGAAACAGTATTCCATTGGTTTCCTTTGTTTCCAGAATCAGACCATACATCTGTCCAGTTTGTTCCATCAGATGAAGCCTGAACTTTTAATGATCCAACGTTGTTACCATACATATGGTTTTTAAATGCAAATGTTGCCGATGATTTTCCTGATAGATTGAAACAAGCACTTTCTAAAATCGCTGTTGCGTTATTTCCAATTTGTCCTGTACTTCCGTTAGTAGAAGCTTCTAAGAACATATAGTATGATCCTTGTGTTGCAGAACTTGGTCCTGTTCCTGAAGATGGAGTGCTTCCAGTTCTTCTTACCCAATTTCCGTCATCTCCTGTAACTTGTGTCCAACCGTCACCAGATTCAAATCCTTCACTATAAGGATACGAAGTAACTGTTGAAGAACAGCTAATTGATGGTGGAGCTGAAGTTGTAAAGTTTACAGATGAACTATAACTAGAGTTTCCAGAAGAACACTTACTACGAACTTGTACTTCGTATTGAGTAGAAGCTGATAATCCACTTAAAGAAGTTGATGTTGTAGAGACAGCATTTGTAGTCCAAGATGAAGTTCCTGTTTGACGATATCTTACATCATAAGTAGCATTTGGAACGGCTGTCCAAGCAACATCTGCACCAGAAGAAGTTACGTTACTAGTCCCTACTCCTGTTGGAACAGTTGCGTTACATACTGGAGGTGTTCCTGTAATACCTGTTACTATTAATGAATAGTTTTGGCTACCTCCTGTTAAAGATCCTTTATGAGTAACTGTAATTGTATAAGTACCTGAAGCATTTGCAATGTCTACTCTTTCAAAAGGGTCAACATTATTGTCTTGCTTAGCACTTGTAGTTGGTCCTGTTAATTTATAAGGAAGGTATGTTGTTCCTCCTTTAGAAACACGGATATCTAAGTCATTTACTAAAACTGGTGTAGTAGAGTTTACTGTAGTATTAGCTGTACCTGGTCTATCTGTCCAAGAAATAGAAGCTAATAATGGGCTACTTCCATCAGAATCAACTGTAATAGTATATGTTTGACCAGAAGTTAAAGTTAACTCTTCCATTTTTGCTTGATTACCTTTTTTAGTAATCGTTTCAGCTGCTCTTTTCGCATTTAAAAGTCCCCAACCAAATACTGCGTCTGGTCCAGAAGCTCCAGCATCATCAGCTGTATGTAAAGCTAATCCTTTTAAAGTAGCAGCTCTCATGAAACTACCACTATTTAAATTTTTGTGATGCTCTTGTAATAATAGTAAAGATCCTGTTACATTTGGAGAAGCCATAGAGGTACCAGAGATTGTATTATATGCTGTATCACTATTTTGATATGTTGAATATACTCCCGTTCCATTACCAGTGATATCTGGCTTAATACGGAAATCATCTGTTGGTCCTTCACTACTAGAACTATTGATAGATACAGAAACTAAATTTCCACTTGCATCAACATTTGCATCTTGAGCATTTGCAACTACTAAATTATTTTTAGAAGTTGAATGACCCGTTAATTTATCCCATCCAGATCCACCAGTTGGGTTATTGTTAGCTGTATTATCATTACCATCGTTACCAGCAGCCACTACCATTAAGTAGTTTGGTGCATTAAACATGATTTGATCCCAATCACGAGAAGTCGTAATATATCCTCCAAAATAATGTTGTGGTAATTGTACTTGTCCAAACTGGTTTCTTGTAGCAAATCCATATGAGTGATTTGACACTAACATTCCGTTTGAAGCTGCATTTGTTGCTTCTGAAGTATCACTATTCCAGTCACTACCTCTTACTTTAGAATGTGGTGCCATTCCCTTTGCATTGGCTTGAACCCCAGATGCCATAATAGTACCTGTTACGTGTGCCGCATGGAAGTTTAATGATGAACTACCATCGAATACAGAGAAACGGTTGTTTCCTCCTGCTCCATCATATTCTTGGTGAGAAGCTCTTGCAATACCACCATCCCATACATAAGCGGTCATTCCTTGTCCCATTAAGTTTAACCCTAATGATCCTCCAGAATTTAAGTGGTTTGTTCTTGTAGATCTTGCTGCATCTACATTGTACGTAGTATAGTAAATAGGTTTACCATCTACTACTCTTTGAAGTTCCATCATGCGGCCATCTGCGGTGGTAATTTTTGTTTTCCATCCACGTTGTTGTGCAATCTGAATAGCTTGTTGTTTTTCTTCTGAAGCTTTTTTTTGGAAGTTTTGCTTCATTGATTCTAACTTGGTCAAATTGTATTTACTACGAATTTGATCTACCTCTCGCTTGTTTTGTGCTTGAGCTTGGAAACTAAATCCAACGACAGCTCCTGCCAAAACAAGACTTTTGAAGTACTTGTTTTTCATTTTTTGAAGGGTTTATTTGGTTAATTGATTATTAACTTGAAACAAGTTTTTTTAAAATAATTCTTAAAAAAATCTTATTTTTTTGTTAAAAACGAACCAAATATATAAATTTTTTACAAAGTTAGAAACAAACAATCAAAGTTAATCGATGGAAATTCAGTTAAATACATAAAAAACCCCAGTAAAACACTGGGGTTCTCTAAATGTTAATTTTTTGTAATTTATTTTTTAAGAAGTTTTGTAGTCATTGTTTTTTGACCGTCATTCACCTGTAAAATATAAATTCCTGTATTTAAATCGGAAACATCAATAGCTGATGAGTTTAACTCTCCTCTCTTAATAACAGCTCCAAGACTATTAATCATATTGTATGATAAGTTGTCTACTTTAGAACCTAATTTAACCGTTACAAAATCTTTTGCTGGATTTGGGAAAGCTAGTAATTCAATACTTCTTTCATTTCCTAATTGTTCTGTTGTTCCAGAAGTAATACTAGAAACGTTAAAAATAGAACTTGCAGAAGCCACGATATTAACCGTATAATCTTCAACTTCTCCATCAGCAAATGTTTCACAAGCAGTTTGAGCTGAGTTATACTTCATAGATACACGCATTCTTGTATTTCCTAATACTGCATCTGCTGGTACTGCAACTGTAGATGTTAAATTGTTTGCACTTGAAGAAGAACCAGAAACAACTTTTTCTGATGCATCAAAAGTTCCGTTTTTATTAAAATCAATCCAAACAGCCCAATGCTCTGTATAAGATGAACTTCTAAATCCTGCACTAACTACCATTTGGTTTGAACTTCCTTGTACAAGTGTTGCTACCTTAGAAGTAAAGTCAGCATAACCTCCATTATCTCCTGTAGCATTTGTCATTCCTCCTAGCTCTACATTGTCAATCCATTCATAAGTTGAACGATTTCCTTTTGAATCACAATATGTAACCGTTGTATTTGCTTGAGTAGTAACGTTTATTGTACTTGAAGCAGATTCATTTCCAGCAGCATCTTTTGCTTTTACTGAGAATGTATATGCTGTTGCAGCTGTTAAACCAGTAACATTATACGTTGTGGTTGTTACAGTAGCCAATTTAGTTGATCCTTGGAAAACATCGTATCCAGTTACTCCAACATTGTCAGTTGAAGCAGACCAGTTTAATGTTAACGAAGTTTGAGCCACATTGGTAGCAGCAAAACTTGTAGGTGCTGTTGGTGCTTGCGTATCTGCTCCTTCATTAACAGCTGTAACCGCTAAATCGTCAACAGCAATGTCACTAGACCATCCATTTCCTGTAGTACCTACAATTCTTAACTTAACATTAGCTCCTAAATAAGCACTTAAGTTTACTGAAACTGAATTCCATTGGTTTCCTTTGTTTCCTGAATCGGACCATACATCAGTCCATGCAGCTCCATCTGAAGATGCTTGTACTTTTAAAGATCCAACATTGTTTCCATACATATGGTTTTTAAAAGTAAACGCCGCAGATGATTTTCCTGTTAAATCAAAACATGCACTTTCTAAAATTGCTGTAGCATTAGATCCAATTTGTCCAGGACTACTGTTAGAAGAAGCTTCTAAGAACATATAATTTGATCCTTCTGTTGCTGAACTTGGTCCGGTTCCAGAAGAAGGAGTACTTCCACTCTTTCTTACCCAGTTTCCAGCATCACCGGTAACTTGCGTCCATCCATCTCCAGATTCAAACCCTTCTGCATATGGGAAAGAAGTGATTGTTGATGAACATGAAATAGTAATTGCAGTTGTCGTAACATTTACCGCATTACTTGCTGTAGATTCGTTTCCTGCTGCATCTTTAGCTCTTACTGTAAATGTATAAGCAGTGCTTGCTGATAAACCAGTAACATTGTATGAAGTAGTTGTCGATGTTCCTAGTTTTGTTGTTCCACTATAAATATCATATCCACTTACCCCTACATTATCTGTTGAAGCATTCCAGTTTAAAGTTAATGAAGTTGCCGCAATATTAGACGCTGCTAAACTGCTTGGTGCAGTTGGTGCTTGCGTATCAGCAACAGTATTTGCTGTAAATGTTCCTGTAAACACTCCTCTACCATAGGTAGAAGCAATAATTTTATTTTGAGTATTTGTTCCGTTTACATTCCAATAATCAAGTGATGTAACACTTACATCGCTCATTCCGTTGTAAGATTGTGACCAATTAGGACTCGCTGCATTAAAGTTAGACGTTGCCCAAACTCCTAATTGAGTAGCTACAATTGCTTCATTTCTATCTAATGGGTTTTGTAAGAAATCTCTTACTGGAATATTTGGTAAGTTTCCTTCTTTATTTACCCAGTTAGCACCTCCATCTGAAGTTGCCCATACACTCGTAACTCCGTAGTTATGAATCGTTACAAAAATATCATTCTCAGTAGCTCCAAACCTAACCGAAGAAACTGACCCAACAAAAGGAGTTGTAACACTCGCAAATGTTGCACTAGAATTACCAACACTAGAAAGTTTTAAAAGTTTACCGTTTGCTAATCCTACAAACCAACGGTTTGCTGTAAAAGGAGAAGCTCTAAATGCTGTAGGCTTTGCATCTAATAAACTATTTGATAATGTTCCTTTACTATTTGAAGCAACATTTACACTTAAAATAGCATTTGCAGAAGAAGTTGAGTTATTAGATAACAACCTGTTTGCATCACTATCATATCCCATTTGATTTACGAAATCTCCAGTACTTTGATCACTAGATAAGGTAGTCGCTCCACCTTGTCTTCTTCCTAAACCATTCCATGGTAAATTAAAACGATAAATAACGTTGTGTACATAAGTAGCAATCATGTATTGCCCGTCTTTATCTACAAATGTGTAAAAACCATCTCCATCACTTAATTCAGTAGAACTATTGATTCCAGCAGAAGCATTTCTAAAAGCTTGCGTTCCGTTATCTTGAGCACCTGCACTAAAAATACCGTTAGTATCTCCTGAGCCATCTGGTCCAATACCAGCTTTTACAAATTGTGTAACGTTGTATCCGTTGTTTCTTACACCTATAGAACTTCCTGCATTTCCTGAATAGTAAATACCTCCATCATTACCAAATAACATTTTTGTAGATGAATTGTTTCCAAAGGCAATAGAGTGTTGATCTGCATGTACATTGTTTGAAATACCAAATCCACCATACCAGTGAGATAACTGACTCCATGAGTTACCTCCATTGGTAGATTTAAATAAATCGATCCCTCCTACATACAATGTATTATCGTTACTTGGATCTGCTTCAATAACTAAATCGTAGAACGCCTGTCCACGACAAAAGTCGTTTGCCGCAATGTTTGTATCTGCATCGTTTGGTAAGCTTACTGTTGATACTGAAGAAAATCCGTTAGTTGTTTTGAAAATACGCACCGGAGCTGCTGAAGTGGTTCCTTGTGCTAAAACATACAATTTGTTTGCATTTGAAGCCGATGGTTCTATTTCTACTCTGTTAGATTCTGTTAACGGAGAAGCAGCTGCTTCTGTCCATGCCGAACCATTTGCAGAACTAAATACTCTACCTCCGCCTTGACCTAATGCAGAGTTTATTGTACCCATCCATATTTTGTTATCTGCTCCTACTTCTAAATCATTTGGTATGTAGTAGTAATTGTTTCCATTGAAATCATAGCGCATTCCTGCTGTTTCAATTCTATTCCAATTTGCACCACCATCTGTAGAGCGATATAAACCAGCAGATTGTAATCCTAACCAGTTTCTAGGAGAAGAAGAAGCTCCATATACATGTGCTCCTACCGCTACAAATAATTCTGTAGAAGTACCATTATCCCAAGCTAAAACATCATTTACATAGTGAATTCCTGATAAGAAAACATTGGTTGCATTGTGGTTAATTGTACCACCTCCAGCTGCTGGAATATTTACAGCAGTCCATGTAGTACCACCATCAGTAGTTTTATAAACTCCATTACCTACTACATCTCCTGCAGTATACTGTTCTCCTGTTCCTACATACCAAGTATTAGAGTTTCTTGGGTCTACTGTGATAGATGTAACAGATAAGTTTCCAGGTACATTTTGAACTCTTTGCCATTGTGAACTAGCACTTGAAATATTATTGTTTACCCATAAACCTCCACTAACACCTCCGGCATATACCTTGTTGTTAGTAGCATCGTTTGGATCAAACATAATAACTCTTGTTCTACCCCCTACGTTATTAGGCCCTCTTTCTACCCAAGCATTGGTGTTATCTCCTGGGTTTTTAAGAGATTGTCTCATGTTAACTAATTCTTGACGAAGTTTTGTAACATTTCCCTGTTCCAATTCTCCTGTTGCAGGGTTCATTGTTAACTCTGCCATTTGTTCGAAATACCTATTAGGCGGAAGCCCATTCAGCTTTCTTGTTTTTTTGTCCCACTTTAAAGTTTCTTTGTAAGGACTGTTTTCTAAAAATGCTTCGTGTATTTGTCTTTTATTTTCAATCTCTTTTTGTGCCTCATAAGATTGAAATTCTTTGTAGCCTATTGTAGAAGCTACTGCTAAAGACAAACCACCAACCAATAACTTGAAATTATTTTTCATTTTTGAAGGGTTTTGGTTAATAATTCGAGTAAAAAAATCCGAGCTATAAATTATAACTCGGATTTAAAATTATTCTAATCAGTGTTGATTATCTTTTCATTAGCTTAGTTGATAATGATTTTTGACCATCATTAACTTCTAAGATATACATTCCTGTATTTAAGTCAGAAACGTTGATACTATT
The sequence above is a segment of the Tenacibaculum sp. 190130A14a genome. Coding sequences within it:
- a CDS encoding ABC-F family ATP-binding cassette domain-containing protein, translated to MNYLSVENIAKAYGERVLFEDISFGINKDQKIAFVAKNGSGKTSILNIIAGNDTPDSGQVVSRKGINIAYLAQDNKLNAELTIEETIFSTENKILPIIQQYEKALKNPDDTDEYQKAFELMEQHNAWDFETQYKQILSKLKLHDLTQKVASLSGGQKKRLALAVILINKPDLLILDEPTNHLDLEMIEWLEAFFTKEKITLFMVTHDRYFLERVCNEIIELDNGKLYKYKGNYSYYLQNKEERLALEATNLSKAKSLFKKELDWMRRQPKARTTKSKSRIDDFFEIKKKAKQRRHEHQVQLEINMERLGSKIVELHKLKKDFDDKKILDGFDYVFKKGERIGIIGKNGTGKSSFLNILTGNTPVDGGKVVVGDTVKFGYYTQKGIRVKEGQKVIEVIKEFGEYIPLTKGRKISAAQLLERFLFDRKKQYDFVEKLSGGEQKRLYLCAVLIQNPNFLILDEPTNDLDVVTLNVLESFLLDYPGNLIVVSHDRYFMDKIVDSLFVFRGEGVVENFPGNYTDFRAYEDSRVSEPKTEKKVEEKKEKAPQKGKLSYNEKREFGVLEIDIEKLQKKKVQLEGKFTNGEIPMEEINDKSIELQQIIESLEEKEERWFELSMKLEGE
- a CDS encoding S8 family serine peptidase; its protein translation is MKNKYFKSLVLAGAVVGFSFQAQAQNKREVDQIRSKYNLTKLESMKQNFQKKASEEKQQAIQIAQQRGWKTKITTADGRMMELQRVVDGKPIYYTTYNVDAARSTRTNHLNSGGSLGLNLMGQGMTAYVWDGGIARASHQEYDGAGGNNRFSVFDGSSSLNFHAAHVTGTIMASGVQANAKGMAPHSKVRGSDWNSDTSEATNAASNGMLVSNHSYGFATRNQFGQVQLPQHYFGGYITTSRDWDQIMFNAPNYLMVVAAGNDGNDNTANNNPTGGSGWDKLTGHSTSKNNLVVANAQDANVDASGNLVSVSINSSSSEGPTDDFRIKPDITGNGTGVYSTYQNSDTAYNTISGTSMASPNVTGSLLLLQEHHKNLNSGSFMRAATLKGLALHTADDAGASGPDAVFGWGLLNAKRAAETITKKGNQAKMEELTLTSGQTYTITVDSDGSSPLLASISWTDRPGTANTTVNSTTPVLVNDLDIRVSKGGTTYLPYKLTGPTTSAKQDNNVDPFERVDIANASGTYTITVTHKGSLTGGSQNYSLIVTGITGTPPVCNATVPTGVGTSNVTSSGADVAWTAVPNATYDVRYRQTGTSSWTTNAVSTTSTSLSGLSASTQYEVQVRSKCSSGNSSYSSSVNFTTSAPPSISCSSTVTSYPYSEGFESGDGWTQVTGDDGNWVRRTGSTPSSGTGPSSATQGSYYMFLEASTNGSTGQIGNNATAILESACFNLSGKSSATFAFKNHMYGNNVGSLKVQASSDGTNWTDVWSDSGNKGNQWNTVSVNLSSYVGSTIKLRLVGTTGNGWSSDIAVDDLSVTAVNDGPDTEAPTAPTSLAASNVAQTSLTLNWTASSDNVAVTGYDVYQGSTNLGTVTGTSTNVTGLTAATAYTFSVRAKDAAGNVSASSNTVNVTTLSTALNYCDSKGNRVTYEWIDNVELGGMTNATGANGGYGDFTSKVATLAQGSSNQMIVSAGFRSTAYTEHWAVWIDFNQNGTFDASEKVVSGSSSSANNLTATVAVPANATLGNTRMRVSMKYNSAQTACETFADGEVEDYTVNITASTASFTTFGGPRATGDPLGNEASLDLVAFPNPASDFVQVKLAAKGEMSYRIVNIVGAVVKTGRINGNNISVSDLNTGAYILEVNDGQKLLTTKLIKK
- a CDS encoding GEVED domain-containing protein: MKNNFKLLVGGLSLAVASTIGYKEFQSYEAQKEIENKRQIHEAFLENSPYKETLKWDKKTRKLNGLPPNRYFEQMAELTMNPATGELEQGNVTKLRQELVNMRQSLKNPGDNTNAWVERGPNNVGGRTRVIMFDPNDATNNKVYAGGVSGGLWVNNNISSASSQWQRVQNVPGNLSVTSITVDPRNSNTWYVGTGEQYTAGDVVGNGVYKTTDGGTTWTAVNIPAAGGGTINHNATNVFLSGIHYVNDVLAWDNGTSTELFVAVGAHVYGASSSPRNWLGLQSAGLYRSTDGGANWNRIETAGMRYDFNGNNYYYIPNDLEVGADNKIWMGTINSALGQGGGRVFSSANGSAWTEAAASPLTESNRVEIEPSASNANKLYVLAQGTTSAAPVRIFKTTNGFSSVSTVSLPNDADTNIAANDFCRGQAFYDLVIEADPSNDNTLYVGGIDLFKSTNGGNSWSQLSHWYGGFGISNNVHADQHSIAFGNNSSTKMLFGNDGGIYYSGNAGSSIGVRNNGYNVTQFVKAGIGPDGSGDTNGIFSAGAQDNGTQAFRNASAGINSSTELSDGDGFYTFVDKDGQYMIATYVHNVIYRFNLPWNGLGRRQGGATTLSSDQSTGDFVNQMGYDSDANRLLSNNSTSSANAILSVNVASNSKGTLSNSLLDAKPTAFRASPFTANRWFVGLANGKLLKLSSVGNSSATFASVTTPFVGSVSSVRFGATENDIFVTIHNYGVTSVWATSDGGANWVNKEGNLPNIPVRDFLQNPLDRNEAIVATQLGVWATSNFNAASPNWSQSYNGMSDVSVTSLDYWNVNGTNTQNKIIASTYGRGVFTGTFTANTVADTQAPTAPSSLAASNIAATSLTLNWNASTDNVGVSGYDIYSGTTKLGTSTTTSYNVTGLSASTAYTFTVRAKDAAGNESTASNAVNVTTTAITISCSSTITSFPYAEGFESGDGWTQVTGDAGNWVRKSGSTPSSGTGPSSATEGSNYMFLEASSNSSPGQIGSNATAILESACFDLTGKSSAAFTFKNHMYGNNVGSLKVQASSDGAAWTDVWSDSGNKGNQWNSVSVNLSAYLGANVKLRIVGTTGNGWSSDIAVDDLAVTAVNEGADTQAPTAPTSFAATNVAQTSLTLNWSASTDNVGVTGYDVFQGSTKLATVTTTTYNVTGLTAATAYTFSVKAKDAAGNESASSTINVTTQANTTVTYCDSKGNRSTYEWIDNVELGGMTNATGDNGGYADFTSKVATLVQGSSNQMVVSAGFRSSSYTEHWAVWIDFNKNGTFDASEKVVSGSSSSANNLTSTVAVPADAVLGNTRMRVSMKYNSAQTACETFADGEVEDYTVNIVASASSIFNVSSITSGTTEQLGNERSIELLAFPNPAKDFVTVKLGSKVDNLSYNMINSLGAVIKRGELNSSAIDVSDLNTGIYILQVNDGQKTMTTKLLKK